In a genomic window of Gloeocapsopsis dulcis:
- a CDS encoding carbohydrate ABC transporter permease codes for MFNTKTIRGREQRTAWILVIPALLMLLFVFGYPILRAFWLSLFTQNLGTGLQPVFSGFDNYARMAGDGRFWQSFWVTIIFTVSSVVLELILGLAIALVLNQKFFGRGVVRTSAIIPWALPTALIGLAWAWIFNDQFGIVNDILLRLGIINTGINWLGDPTLAMFAVIFADVWKTTPFISILLLAGLQSISPDLYEAHSIDGATPWQNFRQITLPLLLPQILIAMLFRFAQAFGIFDLIQVMTGGGPGGATEVVSLYIYSTVMRYLDFGYGAALVVVTFLLLVIAVAIASFLLNKSRAKVSGTA; via the coding sequence ATGTTTAATACAAAGACAATTCGGGGACGCGAACAACGGACAGCATGGATTTTAGTAATACCAGCTTTGCTGATGCTGTTGTTTGTTTTTGGTTATCCCATTCTCCGTGCTTTTTGGCTGAGTCTGTTTACTCAAAACCTAGGAACGGGACTGCAGCCTGTTTTTTCTGGGTTTGACAATTATGCGCGGATGGCAGGAGATGGTCGTTTTTGGCAAAGCTTCTGGGTAACGATTATCTTTACAGTTTCCTCAGTTGTATTAGAGCTAATTCTAGGATTAGCCATTGCCTTAGTTTTAAATCAAAAGTTTTTTGGACGCGGTGTAGTGCGGACATCAGCGATTATCCCTTGGGCTTTACCAACAGCTTTAATTGGTTTAGCTTGGGCGTGGATTTTTAACGACCAATTCGGGATAGTCAACGACATTTTATTGCGGCTAGGAATCATTAATACTGGAATAAACTGGCTAGGAGATCCCACGCTAGCCATGTTTGCGGTGATCTTTGCCGACGTTTGGAAAACGACGCCATTCATCAGTATTCTGCTACTAGCAGGCTTGCAATCGATTTCACCTGATTTATACGAAGCGCACTCGATTGATGGTGCGACACCTTGGCAAAATTTCCGCCAAATTACGTTACCGCTACTGCTACCGCAAATCTTGATTGCCATGCTGTTTCGATTTGCCCAAGCGTTTGGGATTTTCGACTTAATTCAAGTGATGACTGGTGGTGGTCCAGGTGGTGCAACTGAGGTGGTATCGCTATACATTTACTCTACTGTGATGCGTTACCTCGACTTTGGGTATGGTGCAGCATTAGTGGTAGTGACGTTTTTATTACTTGTTATAGCGGTTGCGATCGCCAGCTTCCTACTCAATAAATCTCGCGCTAAAGTATCAGGAACAGCTTAA
- a CDS encoding carbohydrate ABC transporter permease has translation MTATPEVVPTTPRQTGGVKVPWKRILLTLAVIAVVIFCLAPVLWQVLTSFKVNEDISAVPTVYFPTRFTLNHYIELFTRRPFWRYILNSAFVSIVSTALSLAIGAPASYALARLRPWGGKVILAAILIVTLFPGILLFIGLLEIIQQLGWGNNYLALIVPYTAINLPLTILVLRSFFQQLPKDLEDSARVDGYNTFQMLWQILLPMTLPALVTTGILTFIFAWNEFIFALTFITREELKTIPVAAAQLGGASVFEIPYGPIAAATVLGTLPLVLLVLFFQRKIVQGLTAGAVKG, from the coding sequence ATGACTGCAACTCCTGAAGTCGTTCCCACAACTCCTAGACAAACCGGCGGGGTAAAGGTTCCTTGGAAGAGAATATTACTAACGCTAGCGGTCATAGCGGTTGTCATTTTTTGCTTAGCACCTGTATTGTGGCAAGTTCTAACTTCCTTCAAGGTGAACGAAGATATCTCGGCTGTGCCTACAGTTTACTTTCCAACTCGGTTCACGCTAAATCACTATATTGAGTTATTTACACGGCGTCCTTTCTGGCGCTACATTCTCAATAGTGCGTTCGTGTCAATCGTTTCTACCGCATTATCCTTAGCGATCGGCGCACCGGCTTCTTACGCCCTGGCGCGGTTACGTCCTTGGGGTGGCAAAGTGATTTTGGCAGCGATTCTAATCGTTACATTATTCCCAGGAATTTTGCTATTCATAGGACTCTTAGAAATTATTCAACAGTTAGGATGGGGTAATAACTACCTTGCACTAATTGTTCCCTACACCGCAATCAATTTGCCATTGACGATTCTGGTGCTACGTAGCTTTTTTCAGCAATTACCAAAAGATTTGGAAGATTCAGCCAGAGTAGACGGGTACAACACGTTTCAGATGCTATGGCAAATCCTACTGCCAATGACGCTTCCGGCATTGGTAACTACTGGAATTCTCACCTTTATTTTTGCATGGAATGAGTTTATCTTCGCACTTACCTTTATCACCCGCGAAGAGTTAAAAACGATTCCTGTTGCTGCTGCACAACTTGGTGGTGCTTCTGTGTTTGAAATTCCTTACGGTCCAATCGCCGCTGCAACAGTTCTCGGTACATTACCTCTAGTACTACTCGTTTTATTTTTCCAGCGCAAGATCGTTCAAGGTCTTACCGCTGGTGCTGTTAAAGGCTAG
- a CDS encoding ABC transporter ATP-binding protein: MAKLEIRNLNKTFSPKVVPVKDVSLTVNDGEFLTLLGPSGCGKSTVLRMIAGLEEPTRGQIHLGGEDITFRRPGDRNMAMVFQSYALYPHMTVAENLASGLKLKNTPRAEIKQRVAEVAQLLGLEELLSRKPGQMSGGQRQRVAVGRALVRRAQVFLLDEPLSNLDALLRERVRADLKQIFATQKAPVVYVTHDQTEAMTLSSKVAVLNNGYVQQLAPPDRIYSHPANLFVAGFVGSPQMNLLTLPCRGRYALLGDFQIPLLDIPTVPPQIVLGIRPENVRVARPEDEYIIQGRVFLVEHLGMHNLVSVRINSSHSEPPTVRALLPTDQVWSNEEITLALPPQSSHWFDVESGDSLVGRQRVETIS, from the coding sequence ATGGCTAAACTTGAAATTCGCAACTTAAATAAAACCTTTTCTCCCAAGGTTGTTCCGGTTAAAGACGTCAGTCTAACTGTCAATGACGGAGAATTTTTAACGTTACTGGGTCCTTCAGGCTGTGGTAAATCTACAGTACTACGGATGATTGCAGGGTTAGAAGAACCAACACGCGGTCAAATCCATCTGGGAGGTGAAGATATCACGTTTAGACGACCAGGCGATCGCAACATGGCAATGGTGTTTCAAAGCTATGCGCTGTATCCCCACATGACTGTAGCCGAAAACCTAGCTTCGGGACTCAAGCTAAAAAATACTCCTCGCGCTGAAATTAAACAGCGTGTTGCCGAAGTTGCCCAACTTCTCGGTTTAGAAGAGTTACTCAGCCGCAAACCTGGTCAAATGTCTGGAGGACAACGCCAAAGGGTTGCTGTCGGTCGGGCTTTGGTGCGTCGCGCCCAAGTGTTTTTACTCGACGAACCTTTGAGTAACCTTGATGCGTTACTCCGAGAACGAGTCCGCGCAGATCTCAAACAAATCTTTGCTACCCAAAAAGCGCCAGTAGTCTACGTTACCCACGACCAAACCGAAGCGATGACGCTTTCTTCTAAAGTTGCGGTGCTAAACAATGGCTATGTGCAACAGCTTGCACCACCAGATCGCATTTACAGTCATCCTGCTAATTTGTTTGTTGCAGGATTTGTCGGTAGCCCGCAAATGAATCTTCTTACCTTACCTTGTCGTGGACGTTACGCACTACTCGGAGATTTTCAAATTCCGTTATTGGATATCCCGACAGTTCCTCCACAAATTGTGTTAGGAATTCGCCCCGAAAATGTCCGCGTTGCTCGACCTGAAGATGAATATATCATTCAGGGTAGAGTATTTTTAGTCGAACATTTGGGGATGCACAACTTAGTAAGCGTACGTATCAATAGTTCGCATTCAGAACCGCCGACAGTACGTGCATTGTTACCCACAGACCAAGTTTGGAGTAACGAAGAAATTACCCTTGCTTTACCACCACAAAGCAGCCATTGGTTCGATGTTGAGTCAGGAGATTCATTAGTAGGAAGACAAAGAGTAGAAACGATAAGTTAG
- a CDS encoding trehalase family glycosidase has protein sequence MQQSLQFPSAEQIAAIRAYIKQTWTTLSRSPADILAAADDPKIERSENTPWLVYVSAKEDRLKVEQSLQQILSQAEFNALTIKTLPADSQIKEHGLLYLPGSYVVPGGRFNEMFGWDSYFILLGLLQDQELDLAQSLVNQFVYEIEHYGTILNANRTYFLTRSQPPVLTLMVLALFAHTRDQQWLQSVLPAIEKYYTFWTTPPHLHPETGLSRFFDSGKGPAPEVISDEKDDAGRTHYDRILEYYITQKLDGLDAYYDSASGFTELFYQGDRSMRESGFDCSHRFGFFNLEITQYLPVCLNVLLYQMEQDIAQIHQILGDNSVVKIWSDRATKRSQMVDQLMWDEQAGLYFDYNFVTHQRSQYEFATTFYPLWVGIASPKQAEIVKNLAKFLAPGGLLTSTTVTGNQWDAPFGWAPLHLIAVQGLSRYHYFPQAEEIAKRFIALVVQEFEKYGVIVEKYDVVKCSANVSNEIHFGYSSNEIGFGWTNGVFLELLAFLDH, from the coding sequence ATGCAGCAATCTTTACAATTTCCATCGGCTGAACAAATTGCAGCCATAAGAGCGTATATTAAACAAACCTGGACAACTTTATCGCGATCGCCTGCGGATATTTTAGCTGCAGCTGACGATCCTAAAATTGAACGTAGTGAAAATACACCGTGGCTAGTTTATGTTTCTGCTAAAGAAGACCGCTTAAAAGTTGAACAATCATTGCAACAAATTCTCAGTCAAGCAGAATTTAATGCTTTAACAATTAAAACTTTACCCGCAGATTCTCAAATTAAAGAACACGGATTACTTTATCTTCCAGGTTCCTACGTTGTTCCTGGAGGGCGTTTTAATGAAATGTTTGGTTGGGATAGTTATTTTATTTTATTAGGGTTACTGCAAGATCAAGAATTAGACCTCGCGCAAAGCTTAGTCAATCAATTTGTTTACGAAATTGAGCATTACGGCACAATTTTAAATGCTAATCGCACTTATTTTCTGACGCGATCGCAGCCCCCTGTTTTAACTTTAATGGTGCTGGCACTATTTGCCCATACGCGAGATCAACAATGGTTGCAATCAGTACTTCCAGCGATTGAAAAGTACTACACTTTCTGGACTACACCACCACATCTACACCCAGAAACAGGACTTTCACGCTTTTTTGACTCTGGAAAAGGACCGGCACCCGAAGTTATTAGTGATGAAAAAGATGATGCCGGAAGAACTCACTATGACCGAATTTTAGAATATTACATCACCCAAAAACTCGACGGACTAGATGCGTATTACGATTCAGCAAGCGGTTTCACCGAATTATTTTACCAAGGCGATCGCTCAATGCGCGAATCGGGCTTTGATTGTTCGCATCGCTTCGGGTTCTTTAATCTTGAAATTACGCAATATTTACCTGTATGTTTAAATGTTTTGCTATATCAAATGGAGCAAGACATAGCACAAATTCATCAAATTTTAGGGGATAATTCAGTAGTTAAAATATGGAGTGATCGCGCTACAAAACGCAGTCAAATGGTCGATCAATTGATGTGGGACGAACAAGCAGGACTTTATTTTGATTATAACTTTGTAACGCATCAACGCAGCCAGTATGAATTTGCTACCACATTCTATCCCTTATGGGTTGGGATAGCTTCGCCAAAACAAGCAGAAATCGTAAAAAACTTAGCAAAATTCCTAGCACCAGGGGGCTTACTTACTAGCACTACTGTCACAGGAAACCAATGGGATGCACCGTTTGGTTGGGCACCTTTACATTTAATTGCTGTACAAGGTTTAAGCCGTTATCATTATTTTCCGCAAGCCGAAGAGATTGCCAAAAGATTTATTGCGTTAGTTGTTCAAGAATTTGAAAAATACGGTGTGATCGTTGAAAAATATGATGTAGTTAAATGTTCTGCCAACGTCTCTAATGAAATTCACTTTGGCTATAGTTCCAACGAAATCGGTTTTGGCTGGACTAATGGCGTATTTTTAGAGCTACTAGCTTTCTTAGATCATTAA
- the folB gene encoding dihydroneopterin aldolase, protein MDCFHLTGIRCYGYTGYLPEEQVLGQWFEVDLTLWLDLSVAGKSDAIEDTLDYRSVINDVQHLVKTSKYALIERLVDAIAISILKADRVKQVQVRLTKLAAPIPDFGGKITVEITRSK, encoded by the coding sequence ATGGACTGTTTTCATTTAACAGGAATTCGCTGCTACGGTTACACAGGTTATTTGCCCGAAGAACAGGTGTTGGGTCAATGGTTTGAGGTAGATTTGACGCTGTGGTTAGATTTATCCGTAGCAGGTAAAAGTGATGCGATTGAGGATACTCTCGATTACCGTAGCGTGATTAATGACGTGCAGCACTTGGTTAAAACCTCTAAGTATGCGTTGATCGAACGCTTGGTGGATGCGATCGCTATATCTATTCTAAAAGCTGACCGCGTGAAACAAGTCCAAGTCCGCTTAACAAAACTTGCCGCCCCAATTCCCGATTTTGGTGGCAAAATTACTGTTGAAATAACAAGAAGCAAGTAA
- the menD gene encoding 2-succinyl-5-enolpyruvyl-6-hydroxy-3-cyclohexene-1-carboxylic-acid synthase translates to MLDFSNTNTVWGSILAETFKRLGLTTAVICPGSRSTPLTIAFAQTHGVEAIPILDERSAAFFALGIARQTGLPVVLVCTSGTAAANFYPAIIEARESRVPLIVLTADRPPELRDCRSGQTINQTKLYGTYPNWYAELALPSLDIEMLAYLRQTLIYAWERSRYPVPGVVHLNIPFRDPLAPIPDTATKLLQSQFQPEEFFSGITNSSPLTPHPGLRPASLTPLTPLQEWQQHNQGIIIAGLAQPQQPREYCGAIAQLAKTLKFPVLAEALSPVRNYADLNPYLISIYDLIVRNPQLAQQLQPEIVIQIGELPTSKDLRHWLSVTQPQRWIVDPCDHNLDPLHGKTIHLRTTVEQLAQLIEPKASTTYLQLWCDVETKVRSACDRTMAEIDHLFEGKAAWLLSQVLPPETPLFIANSMPVRDMEFFWKPSNSNIRPFFNRGANGIDGTLSTALGVAHRNQSSVLLTGDLTLLHDTNGFLINNKFIGHLTIVLINNNGGGIFEMLPISKFEPPFEKFFATPQNIDFAQLCATYNVEHELIQSWEHLQQKLNSLPITGIRVLELKTDRKADAKWRKDNLGKLATEHL, encoded by the coding sequence ATGCTTGATTTCAGCAACACTAATACCGTCTGGGGTTCTATTTTAGCGGAGACATTCAAACGGCTGGGATTAACAACTGCCGTGATTTGTCCAGGTTCGCGTTCTACACCACTGACGATCGCCTTTGCCCAAACTCATGGAGTCGAAGCAATACCTATTTTAGACGAACGTTCGGCAGCATTTTTTGCTTTGGGAATTGCCCGTCAAACAGGGCTTCCTGTAGTATTAGTTTGTACCTCTGGAACCGCCGCCGCAAATTTCTACCCCGCAATCATTGAAGCACGAGAAAGCCGAGTTCCTCTGATTGTCTTAACCGCAGATCGTCCTCCCGAATTACGCGATTGTCGTTCAGGACAAACGATCAATCAAACAAAGTTATACGGTACATACCCCAACTGGTACGCCGAATTAGCACTGCCCTCGTTAGATATCGAGATGCTAGCGTATCTACGCCAAACTCTCATTTATGCATGGGAGCGATCGCGCTATCCTGTTCCTGGAGTAGTACATCTCAACATCCCCTTTCGCGATCCTTTAGCACCCATCCCCGACACCGCAACTAAACTTTTACAATCGCAATTTCAACCAGAAGAATTCTTTTCTGGAATCACAAACTCTTCACCTCTCACCCCTCATCCCGGACTGCGTCCCGCTTCGCTAACACCCCTCACCCCTCTTCAAGAATGGCAACAACACAACCAAGGAATCATCATTGCCGGACTCGCCCAACCGCAACAACCACGTGAATATTGTGGTGCGATCGCCCAACTTGCTAAAACACTCAAATTTCCGGTACTCGCCGAAGCACTTTCCCCAGTCAGAAACTACGCAGATCTCAATCCTTATCTGATTTCTATCTACGATTTGATTGTCCGCAATCCGCAATTAGCACAACAGCTACAACCAGAAATTGTTATTCAAATCGGGGAACTTCCTACAAGTAAGGACTTGCGTCACTGGTTAAGCGTTACTCAACCGCAGCGCTGGATTGTTGATCCTTGCGATCATAATCTCGATCCTTTACACGGAAAAACAATTCATCTACGAACTACAGTCGAACAACTAGCGCAATTGATTGAACCGAAAGCATCAACCACATATTTACAGTTATGGTGTGATGTGGAAACTAAAGTAAGGTCGGCGTGCGATCGCACAATGGCAGAAATTGATCATTTGTTTGAAGGTAAAGCCGCCTGGTTACTTTCTCAAGTTCTACCACCAGAAACACCCCTATTTATTGCCAATAGTATGCCTGTGCGCGATATGGAGTTTTTCTGGAAACCGAGTAATTCCAATATTCGCCCATTTTTTAACCGTGGTGCAAATGGTATTGATGGCACATTGTCAACTGCCTTAGGAGTAGCGCATCGCAATCAAAGTAGCGTGTTACTAACTGGCGATTTAACTTTATTACACGATACGAACGGTTTTTTAATCAATAATAAATTTATTGGACATTTAACGATTGTTTTGATTAATAATAATGGTGGTGGTATTTTTGAAATGTTGCCTATTTCTAAGTTTGAACCACCCTTTGAAAAGTTTTTTGCTACACCACAAAATATAGATTTTGCTCAACTATGTGCTACTTACAATGTAGAACACGAATTAATTCAATCTTGGGAACACTTGCAACAAAAACTAAATTCACTTCCTATAACAGGAATTAGAGTTTTAGAGTTAAAAACTGATAGAAAGGCTGATGCCAAGTGGCGAAAAGATAATTTAGGAAAGTTGGCAACAGAACATTTGTAG
- a CDS encoding putative toxin-antitoxin system toxin component, PIN family, which yields MKVLLDTNIWVSGLLWGGVPGEILKLAQSQQISVVASEALLQELELTLSYTKLQQRISLLGVTVEDLKAQDFLRIVVDKTGE from the coding sequence ATGAAAGTTCTCCTTGACACCAATATTTGGGTTTCAGGCTTACTCTGGGGAGGAGTACCAGGTGAAATATTGAAACTGGCACAATCTCAGCAAATTAGTGTAGTGGCTTCTGAAGCTTTACTACAGGAACTAGAACTCACATTAAGTTATACTAAACTGCAACAGCGTATAAGTTTGTTAGGGGTAACTGTAGAAGATTTAAAAGCTCAAGATTTTCTACGGATTGTGGTCGATAAAACTGGAGAGTAA
- a CDS encoding cupin domain-containing protein: MKTIIAFVLFTVLMLVMPLNAWAAIAIPSTSNQPIQLVRPGEGKTFQVGGDFIAFKTLSKDTPGELSVIEITAAPQSGPPLHKHPPEVFYIVDGEFEFYGASPEDPVKATAGDFIHIPSGAPHAYKNIGTTPGKYLLFTSIAGNPGQLWFQKFEYEMSNSLGKLATDETPASAIPKSLDNKSMAAIARKYGIEFLE; this comes from the coding sequence ATGAAAACGATTATTGCTTTTGTCCTATTCACTGTTCTAATGCTCGTAATGCCACTGAATGCATGGGCAGCGATCGCAATCCCTTCCACATCAAATCAACCTATTCAGTTGGTGCGACCTGGAGAAGGCAAAACATTTCAAGTTGGAGGCGATTTCATCGCATTCAAAACTCTTAGCAAGGACACTCCAGGAGAATTATCAGTAATTGAAATTACAGCTGCTCCCCAATCAGGACCACCTTTACACAAACATCCACCAGAAGTTTTTTACATTGTCGATGGAGAATTTGAGTTTTATGGCGCTTCACCAGAAGACCCAGTTAAAGCCACTGCTGGAGATTTCATTCATATTCCTTCTGGTGCGCCTCACGCCTACAAAAATATTGGGACAACTCCAGGAAAGTACTTACTTTTTACCTCAATTGCAGGAAACCCAGGGCAACTTTGGTTTCAAAAGTTTGAATATGAGATGAGTAACAGCTTAGGAAAGCTAGCCACGGATGAAACACCTGCTTCTGCGATTCCAAAGTCCTTGGATAACAAATCGATGGCTGCGATCGCTCGTAAGTACGGAATCGAATTCCTAGAATGA
- a CDS encoding nuclear transport factor 2 family protein, producing the protein MNANREADERELKALDAAFLNAILQHDIATLEQDLPDDFLSVFPDGRVANKAVELENAKTVELESFSTDELQVCWYGDSVAILNFRLSLTFKGQKTKQVRDSHVYLKRNGHWQMILGQTTPIF; encoded by the coding sequence ATGAATGCAAATCGAGAAGCAGATGAACGCGAACTGAAAGCCTTAGATGCAGCGTTCCTTAATGCTATTCTCCAGCATGATATAGCCACTCTTGAACAGGACTTGCCGGATGACTTTCTCAGTGTTTTTCCAGACGGTCGTGTTGCCAATAAAGCAGTGGAATTGGAGAACGCCAAAACTGTAGAACTTGAATCATTTAGCACAGACGAACTGCAAGTGTGTTGGTACGGAGATAGCGTTGCTATTCTCAATTTTCGCTTGTCCTTAACGTTCAAAGGACAAAAAACAAAACAGGTGCGTGACTCTCATGTATATCTGAAGCGGAATGGACACTGGCAAATGATTTTAGGGCAAACAACTCCCATCTTTTGA
- a CDS encoding helix-turn-helix domain-containing protein: MNEEISTASSPLCLGRATLDRFMIEHFQQPAYELPESLLTEHRIILNLGNPYNVEQWYDGCYQQNQMDTGNFTILPIGMSRRVIWDRPIEFLLLQLESVYMQQMVLDLSDRHQLELIPHYKRQDSLIHQIGLALKTELQSQGVGGKLYLESMMVSLTIQLLRHHAHWTSLTQTPGGLSKYQLRQLIDYINSNLEQELSLDELASITQTSKYYLIRLFKRSMGVTLHRYVTTCRIEKAKQLLAQRNLSIIEICHLVGFQSQSHFTHLFHRYAGVTPKVYQDSL, encoded by the coding sequence ATGAATGAGGAAATTAGCACTGCATCATCCCCGCTTTGTTTAGGTAGAGCAACGCTTGATCGTTTCATGATCGAGCATTTTCAACAACCTGCCTATGAACTGCCAGAATCCTTACTGACGGAACACAGAATTATCCTCAACCTTGGCAATCCTTACAATGTGGAACAGTGGTACGACGGATGTTATCAGCAAAATCAGATGGACACGGGAAACTTTACAATTTTGCCGATAGGGATGAGTCGTCGAGTCATTTGGGATCGACCGATTGAATTCTTACTTTTGCAGTTAGAGTCTGTTTATATGCAGCAAATGGTATTAGATTTAAGCGATCGCCATCAGCTGGAATTAATACCTCACTACAAACGTCAAGATTCCCTCATTCATCAAATTGGTTTAGCGCTGAAAACCGAATTACAAAGCCAAGGTGTGGGGGGAAAGCTTTATCTTGAATCGATGATGGTAAGTTTAACGATACAACTTTTAAGACATCATGCGCATTGGACATCACTCACGCAAACTCCAGGCGGTTTGTCCAAGTATCAGTTGCGGCAACTAATTGATTACATCAACAGTAACCTTGAGCAGGAGTTGAGCCTAGACGAGCTAGCAAGTATTACTCAAACAAGCAAGTATTATCTTATCCGACTATTCAAGCGCTCAATGGGAGTTACGTTACATCGATATGTAACCACCTGCCGCATTGAAAAAGCTAAACAGCTATTAGCCCAGCGAAACTTGTCAATTATTGAAATTTGCCATCTCGTTGGATTTCAAAGCCAAAGTCACTTCACTCATCTGTTTCATCGCTACGCCGGTGTTACACCGAAAGTTTACCAAGACAGCTTGTAA
- the menB gene encoding 1,4-dihydroxy-2-naphthoyl-CoA synthase, translated as MQNWQTAKTYEDILYHKTDGIAKITINRPHKRNAFRPKTVFELYDAFVDAREDTTIGVVLFTGAGPHTDGKYAFCAGGDQSVRGTAGYVDDDGVPRLNVLDLQRLIRSMPKVVIALVAGYAIGGGHVLHLICDLTIAADNAIFGQTGPKVGSFDGGFGASYLARIVGQKKAREIWFLCRQYTATQALEMGLVNCVVPVEQLEAEGIQWANEILEKSPIAIRCLKAAFNADCDGQAGLQELAGNATLLYYMTEEGAEGKQAFLEKRKPDFRQYPWLP; from the coding sequence ATGCAAAACTGGCAAACGGCTAAAACCTACGAAGATATCCTCTATCACAAAACTGACGGTATCGCCAAAATTACTATCAATCGTCCGCACAAGCGAAATGCGTTTCGTCCCAAAACTGTCTTTGAACTTTACGATGCTTTTGTTGATGCGCGTGAAGATACGACTATCGGTGTTGTCTTATTTACAGGTGCAGGACCACATACGGATGGAAAATATGCGTTCTGTGCGGGTGGCGATCAAAGTGTCAGAGGAACCGCAGGATATGTCGATGATGATGGCGTTCCCCGATTGAATGTATTAGATTTACAACGCTTGATTCGCTCGATGCCCAAAGTGGTAATCGCGCTTGTCGCTGGGTATGCGATCGGTGGCGGACACGTACTGCATTTGATTTGTGACTTAACCATTGCTGCGGATAACGCCATTTTTGGTCAAACAGGACCTAAAGTTGGTAGCTTTGATGGTGGATTTGGTGCAAGTTACCTCGCCCGCATTGTGGGACAAAAAAAGGCGAGAGAGATTTGGTTTCTCTGTCGCCAATACACCGCAACACAAGCACTAGAAATGGGTTTAGTCAATTGTGTTGTCCCTGTAGAACAATTAGAAGCAGAAGGAATTCAATGGGCAAATGAAATTTTAGAAAAAAGCCCGATCGCAATTCGCTGTCTCAAAGCTGCATTCAACGCAGATTGTGATGGTCAAGCTGGTTTACAAGAACTTGCCGGAAATGCAACTCTACTGTACTACATGACTGAAGAAGGAGCCGAAGGAAAACAAGCTTTCTTAGAAAAGCGCAAACCCGATTTTCGGCAGTACCCTTGGCTACCTTAA
- a CDS encoding DUF721 domain-containing protein yields MSFKSLEQLVGAFIEQNAWHEQPLQRVVKCWSDVVGAAVASHTRPLAIQRNILWVATSSAPWAQNLTFERQRILTKLNPYVLEPLTDIRFSTAGWQRSQTNNKETPTKNNHPSYVATAGSRENNTQASTQNPRAAFQHWQETTRSRSQGLPLCPQCQCPTPPGELQRWEVCSFCVAKRW; encoded by the coding sequence ATGTCTTTCAAATCTCTTGAGCAACTCGTGGGTGCTTTCATTGAGCAGAATGCTTGGCACGAGCAACCGTTGCAACGTGTTGTCAAGTGTTGGTCTGATGTTGTTGGTGCTGCGGTGGCATCGCATACGCGACCGCTTGCGATTCAACGTAATATATTGTGGGTGGCGACATCTAGCGCGCCTTGGGCGCAAAATCTTACTTTTGAACGCCAGCGCATCTTAACAAAACTAAATCCTTATGTGCTAGAGCCATTAACTGATATTCGTTTTTCTACAGCAGGATGGCAGCGATCGCAAACAAATAACAAAGAAACCCCAACAAAAAACAATCATCCCAGCTATGTTGCCACAGCGGGTAGTCGTGAAAATAACACACAAGCTTCTACTCAAAATCCGCGTGCTGCGTTTCAGCATTGGCAGGAAACAACGCGATCGCGATCGCAGGGACTACCCCTTTGTCCTCAATGTCAATGCCCTACTCCACCTGGAGAACTACAACGATGGGAGGTATGCTCTTTTTGTGTTGCTAAAAGATGGTAG